CGCTCGCGATCATGGAGGTCTGGTCGCGGGACGCGGACGACGCGGTGCGCCGGCTCGCGAGCGAAGGCAGCCGGCCGCGCCTGCCGTGGTCGTTCAGGCTGCGCGGGATCGAGGCCGACCCGTCGCTGGCCGCGCGGATTCTCGACAACCTGCGCGCGGACCCGAGCCCCTATGTGCGGCGGTCGGTGGCGAACCATCTGAACGACGTGACGAAGACCGATCCGGCGTGGGTGCTGGCGCGCGCGAAGCAATGGGGCATCGACGACGCGTCCACGCGCTGGATCGTGCGCCACGCGTTGCGCACGCTGGTGAAGCAGGGCAACGCGCAGGCGCTGGCGATGCTCGGCGCGGGGGATGCGCCCTTCCTCCGCGTCGGGCCGTTCGACGTGACGCCGGCGACGATCGTCCTTGGCGACACGATCACGCTCGCGTGCGAACTGCATTCGACGGCGGAAATCGCGCAACGCCTGGTCGTCGATTACCGGATCGGCTACGTGAAGCAGAACGGCGCGACGGCGGGCAAGGTGTTCAAGCTGAAGGAACTGACGCTGGCTCCCGGTCAGCACGTCGCACTGAGCCGCAGCCAGCGGATCCGCGATTTCACGACGCGCACGCATTACGCGGGGAGGCACGAGATCGAGTTGATCGTCAACGGCGGGGTCGTCGCGCGCGCGTTTTTCGATCTCGCGCGATGACGCCGCGCGGACGGGCACGCCGCTACGACGGCAGCAGGCCCGCCGCGCGATAGCCGTCGATCAGCATGTCGTACAGCGCCAGGTCCGAGCGGCTTCTCGCGACGAGCTGCGCGCCGGCGACGGCCGCGAAGATCGCGCCTGCCCGCGCTTCACTTTGTCCGGCCTCGACCACGCCTGCTTCGGACAGCACTTTCGCAAGCCACGCGACGTTCACGTCCGCGAAGGTCCGCACTTCTTTCAACACTTCTTCCGGCAGGTCGTCGGATTCGGCGGCCATGAAGCTGCACAGGCAAATGCGATTGCCGGTTTGCAGCGCCTTGCGGAACGTGTCCGGATAGTCGCGCAGGCAGCGCAGCGGGTCTGCCGATTCGGCCCGCCGCGCGTCCAGCGCAGCCGCCGAGTCCTGCCAGTAGCGCCGCGCGACCGCCGCGCCGAGATCGGCCTTGTTCGTGAAGTGATGGTAGATGCTCGCGGCCTTGATGCCGACCGCGTCCGCGAGGTCGCGAAAGTTCAGCCCGCCATAACCGTGCGCCTGCGCGATCGTCGTGGCGGCCGCGAGGATTTTCTCTTTCGAATTCGAACCCGCATCGTTCTTCACTGCTTTCGCCTCCGCAACCAGGACAGGGCTGTTGACACCCGGCATTATACCCTCTATGGTTAACCTAACAAACGTTAGGTAGGTTTGTGGGCGGCGTAGTTCCACGTCGCCCGGCCCGGTGCAACGACCATCGACAGAGAGGCAGGCCTATGACTTCCCGCATCGCCCATTTCGACGCGACACAACTTCCCATGATGACGATCTACGATTTCCCGCGCGGGCCGTATCCGACCCGCGTGCGCATTGCGCTGGCCGAGAAGCGGCTGGAATCGCGCGTCCAGTTCGTGATGGTCGATCTCTACAAGGGCGAACATAAGCAACCCGAATTCATCGCGCAAAAGAATTACTCGGGCACGCTGCCGGTGCTCGAACTCCATGACGGCACGCTGATCGCCGAATGCACGGCGATCACCGAATACCTCGATACGCTAGACGGCGCGCCCACGCTGACCGGCACGACGCCGCTCGAAAAAGGTCTGATCCACATGATGAGCAAGCGCGCGGAACTGGAACTGCTCGATGCGATCAGCGTGTATTTCCATCACGGCACGCCGGGGCTCGGACCGGACGTCGAGATTTACCAGAACGCCGAATGGGGCTTCCGGCAGCGCGACAAGGCGGTGAGGGGCATGCATTACTTCGACGACGTGCTGAAGCGGCAGCCGTTCGTCGCCGGGGGCGCGTTCTCTATGGCCGACATCACGGTGATCGCCGGCCTGATCTTCGCGGCGATCGTGAAGCTGCCGGTGCCGGACGAATGCGACGCGCTGCGCGAGTGGTATGCGAGGATGCGCGAGCGGCCGGGCGTACAGCATCAGCCGGCGTTTGCCGCGTTGGGCTGAAACCGGATTCGCGCGGTGCCTGTTGTTACGCGCCGCTGTCGAGAGACGCGATCAGCGCCCGCGCGGCGTCGAGATCGCGGTTGTTCAGATCCGGCGCGAACCGTCGATACACCGGCACGATCAGTTCGCGGGCCGCCTGGATTTGGCCCTGGCGTTGCTTCAGCGCGGCGAGGCTCGTTGCGCAGCGCAATTCCCAAGCAACGAAGCGATGGCGGCGCGCGCGAGAGAGCGCATCGTCGAGCATCGCTTCGGCTACCGGCCCAACAGCCGATCCCGACGCCGTGAGCAGCAGTTCGGCTTGCGTGCGCAGCAACTCGGGCAGCGAGCACACGTCGCCGGTTTCGGTCGCGCGCTCGACGGCCGGACCGATCAGGTCCAGCGCCTGCGCGACCTGGCCATGCCGCGCGAGCAGGCCGGCGGTCGCGCACAGAAACGGTGTCAGCGACAGATAAAAACGCTTCGAGCCGATGCCGATCATCGCCGGATAGATCTGCTCGCTCCACGCCGACGCGGACCCGGCGAGCAGTTCGACGAACCCTCGCCACATCTGCGCACGGGCCTTCCATGTGGAGATGCCATGGCGGCGCGTTTCGACCGTCATCGCCGCGACCGCGTCCGCGAGCATCGCTTCGTCGCCGGTCAGCACCGCGAGCGTGCAGACCGCTTCGCTCAACGCATAGCACAGCGATACCGGATGATCGAGTTCGCGCGCGTCGTCCAGCGATTGCCGGGCCGCGAGCATCGCTTCGCCGGGACGTCCGATGAGCCACAGCACCAGCGCGAGCGACGCGTGCGACAGCATCCGTTCGTCGTACAGGAAGCGGATGCGCTGCGCGCGCGGAAGCTGGATGCGCGAACTGGCGGCGCGCGCGAGGTTCACGTGCGCTTCGTCGAGTCCGCCATGGAGCAGATGCGACATGCCCGCCAGCCGGTACGCGGCCAGCCGGTCGCAGGTCCATGCCGATGCGCCGGCGACGGCGTCGAACTGCCGCGACAGCGGCAGCGCGTCCGCATACTGGCCGTTCAGATAGACGCACATCCAGCGTCCCCAGAGGCCGAGCAGTTGATACGCCGCATTGCCGGTGCCGGTCGCGATGTCGAGCGCGGCGCTGAATGCGGCGCTCGTCTGCGGACCCACGGTATGGCACAGCAGACACATCCCGCGCGCCGCATAGAGCTTCATTTCCCGCTCGCCGGCGGGGTCGCCTTTTGCCGCGAGCCATTCGAGCGCGCGATCGGCGCGCGCGAGGCACTCCTCCAGCAGCGCGAGCTGCATCGACAGCGGGATGCTCGCGATCGTCAGATCGACCGCGAGTTGCGGATCGCCTCGATCGGAGAACCCCCATTTGACCGCTGCGCGAAGGTCCGCGAGATGCGGCGCGTAACACGCGTTCCAGTCGATGTCGATGCGTTGTGCCGCCTGCTGTTCGGCGCGTTCGAAAACCCGCAGGAAGTGGCGCGCGTGGCGGTTCGACCATTCGTCCAGCGAGCCGCTCGCGGCCAGCCGTTCGCGCGCATACGCACGCGTCGTTTCGAGCAGCCGGTAGCGCAGCCGTTCCGGACCCGCGATCGTCGACACGAGCGACTTGTTGACCAGTTCGATCAGCGCGCCGACGACGGCGTCCGGCGCAAGGTCGTCGCAGCTCGCGACCGCCTGCGCCGACTCCATCGAGAACGGGCCGGCGAATACGCTCAACCGGTCGAGCACGGTGCGCTGCGTCGCGGGCAGCAGGCCGTAGCTCCAGTCCAGCGTGGCCCGCAACGTCTGCTGCCGCGGCAGCGCGGTTCGCGCGCCGCGCGTGAGCAACTGGAAGCGGTCGTCGAGGCGTTCCGCGACGCCTTGCAGACCGATCGTCGGCACGCACGCGGCGGCCAGTTCGATCGCGAGCGGAATGCCGTCCAGCTGGCGGCAGATGCGCACCGCGAGTTGCAACGCGTCGCTCGACGCGCTGCACGCAAAAACGTCGGGGCCGGCGCGTTCCTCGAACAGCCGGATCGCGCCGAATTCGCGCGCGTCGGCGGCATGCTCGTCGGCGGGGACTTCAAGCGACGGCACGCGATAGACGGATTCGCCCGCGATCCGCAGCGGTTCGCGGCTCGTGGCCACGATCGTCGCGCGCGGGGCGATCTGCAACAGCCGTTCCGCGATCTGCGCGGCGCTTTCGATCAGATGCTCGCAGTTGTCGAGCAGAAGCAGCAGGTGCCGGGTGTGCAGCGTGGCCGCGAGCCGGTCGAGCGACGCGGTGCCGTCGCCGGACGGGAAACCGAGCGCGACCGCGAGCGTCGTCGGCAGGTAATCGGCCGACGACGTTGCCGCCAGTTCCGCGAGATAGACGCCGTCCGCGAACTGCGGCGCAAGCTGGCGCGCGGCCTCGATCGCGAGCCGCGTCTTGCCGACGCCCCCCGAGCCGACGAGCGTGACCAGCCGATGCCGTTGCATTGCGTCGCCGACGTCGCGCAACGCCTGGGCGCGGCCGATGAGCGGCGAGATGGCGGCCGGCAGGCGGATGCCCGCGGGCGTCGGCGCCGGCGTTGGCGCCCGTGTCGGCGCGACCGGCGCGCCGTTCGCGGCAGGCGCCGTCCCCGTGAGTTCTCCAACGAACTGATAACCGCGGCCGGTGACGGTGTGGATTGCAGAGCGATCGTCGCCGAGCGCGCGGCGCAGTATCGAGATCTGCCCTTCGAGCGTGTTCTCTTCGACGATGCGGTTCGGCCAGACCTGCGCAATGATCCGATCTTTGCTCAACACCGAGCCGCGGCTTTCGACGAGCACGAGCAGCAGGTCGAACGCGCGGTCGCCGAGGTCGATGCGGATGCCGTGGTGCAGCAGCTCGCGTCTGCGCGGCACGACGACGGTCGCGCCGAACGAGAAGCCGTCGGATTGCAGCGCTTGCGTTTCCATCGCAGACCCGCTGTGCAGTTATAGGGTGGCCGGTTCACACTGGTTTTGAAGTATCGCATAACCGCTGGCCGCGAACGGGGCGATGGCGTTACAGCTAGCGCGCTTTCGATCGTTTTTTCTGCACGCGTGCAAGCCCGTTTCCAGGATCGCGTCGCACGCCCACAGCATCCCGCAGACCGCATCAGCTTATATCAGGCATCCCAAAGGACAGGGCTTCGGCGCGGCGATACATTCAATTTCAATTCGTCAGCCCCGGTCCTGCGGTTCGCCGGCGTTGTCGTTAGCCCCGTCGCGTCGCCATCCAGCTCATTCATCCCGATCTGGAATGACGGATATTCCCGATTCGAGCCTTCTTTGTCATCAAGTCAGTGGATAAATTCCTGCGGACCGGCGCGCGACCCTGCGGCCGGCCATCAACCGATCGCACGTGGGAACCCGTATGAGCCTGAATCACTCCGCCGAAGACACAAGCCGCTATCCGCGGGTTTCCGCAAGCACGAACGATCGGAAATCTTCCGCCGTTGAAAATCTGCACGAACGTTTCAGCCGCGTGCGTCTTTATACGGCGAGCCTTGCGGCCCCGCTCGCGGCCGAGGACCGGGTGGTGCAGTCGATGGCCGATGCGAGCCCCGCGAACTGGCATCTCGCGCATACGACGTGGTTTTTCGAAACGTTCGTGCTGAGCGGGCATCTGCCCGGTTATCGCGTATTCGATGCGGGTTTCGCGTATCTGTTCAACTCCTATTACGAAGTGCTCGGTCCGAGGCAGCCACGCCGCCAGCGCGGCCTGCTGACCCGGCCGACCGGCGCGCAGATCGACGCGTACCGGCGCTACGTCGATGCACAGATGGCGCAGATGTTCGACGCCGCGCTGCCCGACGCGCTGGTTGCGCTGATCGAACTCGGTATCGCGCACGAGGAGCAGCACCAGGAACTGCTGCTGATGGACGTGCTGCATCTGTTCGCCCAGTCGCCGCTCAAGCCGGCCTATCGATCGGACTGGCCGGCCGATCGCGGCGGACGGCCCGCGCGATTCCGGTTCCATGCGGGCGGTCTGCTCGACATCGGCGACGATGGAACGGCTTTCGCGTTCGACAACGAACGTCCGCGTCACCGAACCTGGATCGAGCCGTTCGAGATCGGCGACCGTCTCGTCACCCACCGCGAGTGGCTACAGTTCATCGACGACGGCGGTTATCGGCGCGCGGGGCTCTGGCTGTCCGACGGCTG
The Paraburkholderia caballeronis genome window above contains:
- a CDS encoding glutathione S-transferase: MTSRIAHFDATQLPMMTIYDFPRGPYPTRVRIALAEKRLESRVQFVMVDLYKGEHKQPEFIAQKNYSGTLPVLELHDGTLIAECTAITEYLDTLDGAPTLTGTTPLEKGLIHMMSKRAELELLDAISVYFHHGTPGLGPDVEIYQNAEWGFRQRDKAVRGMHYFDDVLKRQPFVAGGAFSMADITVIAGLIFAAIVKLPVPDECDALREWYARMRERPGVQHQPAFAALG
- a CDS encoding TetR/AcrR family transcriptional regulator, with amino-acid sequence MKNDAGSNSKEKILAAATTIAQAHGYGGLNFRDLADAVGIKAASIYHHFTNKADLGAAVARRYWQDSAAALDARRAESADPLRCLRDYPDTFRKALQTGNRICLCSFMAAESDDLPEEVLKEVRTFADVNVAWLAKVLSEAGVVEAGQSEARAGAIFAAVAGAQLVARSRSDLALYDMLIDGYRAAGLLPS
- a CDS encoding ATP-binding protein, with protein sequence METQALQSDGFSFGATVVVPRRRELLHHGIRIDLGDRAFDLLLVLVESRGSVLSKDRIIAQVWPNRIVEENTLEGQISILRRALGDDRSAIHTVTGRGYQFVGELTGTAPAANGAPVAPTRAPTPAPTPAGIRLPAAISPLIGRAQALRDVGDAMQRHRLVTLVGSGGVGKTRLAIEAARQLAPQFADGVYLAELAATSSADYLPTTLAVALGFPSGDGTASLDRLAATLHTRHLLLLLDNCEHLIESAAQIAERLLQIAPRATIVATSREPLRIAGESVYRVPSLEVPADEHAADAREFGAIRLFEERAGPDVFACSASSDALQLAVRICRQLDGIPLAIELAAACVPTIGLQGVAERLDDRFQLLTRGARTALPRQQTLRATLDWSYGLLPATQRTVLDRLSVFAGPFSMESAQAVASCDDLAPDAVVGALIELVNKSLVSTIAGPERLRYRLLETTRAYARERLAASGSLDEWSNRHARHFLRVFERAEQQAAQRIDIDWNACYAPHLADLRAAVKWGFSDRGDPQLAVDLTIASIPLSMQLALLEECLARADRALEWLAAKGDPAGEREMKLYAARGMCLLCHTVGPQTSAAFSAALDIATGTGNAAYQLLGLWGRWMCVYLNGQYADALPLSRQFDAVAGASAWTCDRLAAYRLAGMSHLLHGGLDEAHVNLARAASSRIQLPRAQRIRFLYDERMLSHASLALVLWLIGRPGEAMLAARQSLDDARELDHPVSLCYALSEAVCTLAVLTGDEAMLADAVAAMTVETRRHGISTWKARAQMWRGFVELLAGSASAWSEQIYPAMIGIGSKRFYLSLTPFLCATAGLLARHGQVAQALDLIGPAVERATETGDVCSLPELLRTQAELLLTASGSAVGPVAEAMLDDALSRARRHRFVAWELRCATSLAALKQRQGQIQAARELIVPVYRRFAPDLNNRDLDAARALIASLDSGA
- a CDS encoding DNA alkylation repair protein, with amino-acid sequence MTTPVAVPLKQSMGERQFRSLSSVLKSIEPAFDAEAFLSTALDDLDSLTLMERVRRASVAIDAGAHALPGGYDAVLIMLTEAAPRLGNGFVSLVAPDYVGQYGRHAFDRSMDALKYFTTFGSSEFGVREFLRDDVHRALAIMEVWSRDADDAVRRLASEGSRPRLPWSFRLRGIEADPSLAARILDNLRADPSPYVRRSVANHLNDVTKTDPAWVLARAKQWGIDDASTRWIVRHALRTLVKQGNAQALAMLGAGDAPFLRVGPFDVTPATIVLGDTITLACELHSTAEIAQRLVVDYRIGYVKQNGATAGKVFKLKELTLAPGQHVALSRSQRIRDFTTRTHYAGRHEIELIVNGGVVARAFFDLAR